Proteins from a genomic interval of Pseudomonas paeninsulae:
- the bufB gene encoding MNIO family bufferin maturase — protein sequence MIVSPVHDANSAPALRPQLPCGAGIGLKSQHYQQILDARPAVDFFEVHAENYLVAGGPFHHYLGLIREHYPLSIHGVGLSIGAPQPLDREHLERLATLLERYQPQAFSEHLAWSSHGEVFLNDLLPLAYDAATLTRVCEHVDQVQSRLQRQLLLENPATYVEFAHSSMDEAAFIGEVVRRTGCGLLLDVNNAYVSSINHHWDVQAYLRALPLHAVGEIHLAGFAEDRDAAGDRLLIDNHGAPVDDAVWRLYTEVLQLIGATPTLIERDNAVPTLDVLVQEALRAQTLLEAVRPTRQQITA from the coding sequence ATGATCGTCTCGCCAGTTCACGATGCCAACAGCGCTCCTGCCCTGCGGCCCCAGCTGCCCTGCGGGGCTGGGATCGGCCTTAAATCGCAGCATTACCAGCAGATCCTCGATGCCCGCCCGGCAGTCGACTTCTTCGAGGTGCATGCCGAGAACTACCTGGTGGCGGGTGGGCCTTTCCACCATTACCTGGGCCTGATCCGCGAGCACTACCCGCTGTCGATTCACGGCGTTGGCTTGTCGATCGGCGCACCGCAGCCGCTCGACCGCGAGCACCTCGAGCGCCTGGCCACACTGCTCGAGCGCTACCAGCCGCAAGCCTTCTCCGAACACCTGGCCTGGTCGAGCCATGGCGAGGTGTTTCTCAATGACCTGCTACCGCTTGCCTACGACGCGGCGACCCTGACCCGGGTCTGTGAGCATGTCGATCAGGTGCAAAGCCGTTTGCAGCGCCAGCTGCTGCTGGAGAATCCGGCGACCTATGTCGAATTCGCCCACTCGAGCATGGACGAAGCCGCGTTTATCGGCGAAGTCGTGCGCCGCACCGGTTGCGGCCTGCTGCTGGACGTCAACAATGCCTATGTGTCCAGCATCAACCACCACTGGGACGTGCAGGCCTACCTGCGCGCCCTACCGCTGCACGCGGTCGGCGAAATCCACCTCGCCGGCTTCGCCGAAGACCGTGACGCGGCAGGCGATCGCCTGCTGATCGACAATCACGGCGCACCTGTCGACGATGCCGTATGGCGACTGTACACGGAGGTGTTGCAGCTGATCGGCGCGACCCCGACCCTGATCGAGCGGGACAACGCCGTCCCGACCCTGGATGTACTGGTGCAGGAAGCGCTGCGCGCGCAGACCCTGCTCGAAGCCGTTC
- a CDS encoding BufA1 family periplasmic bufferin-type metallophore: MNTTTSHTVISAAALALALGAALAISSAPLTAQAADNEKCFGVAMQGKNDCAAGAGTTCAGTSKVDHQGNAWKFVPKGTCEQTASPTSSTGFGQLEAFKEMKTS, translated from the coding sequence ATGAACACCACCACTTCCCATACCGTTATTTCGGCCGCCGCGCTCGCCCTTGCGCTGGGCGCTGCCTTGGCGATTTCCAGCGCACCCCTCACTGCCCAAGCGGCGGACAACGAGAAGTGCTTCGGCGTCGCCATGCAAGGCAAGAACGATTGTGCAGCGGGTGCCGGTACTACCTGCGCCGGCACGTCCAAGGTCGACCACCAGGGTAACGCCTGGAAGTTCGTACCTAAGGGCACCTGCGAACAGACCGCCTCACCAACCTCGTCGACCGGCTTCGGCCAGCTCGAAGCCTTCAAGGAAATGAAAACCTCCTGA
- a CDS encoding methylglyoxal synthase, producing the protein MSRISFTTATLPERKRIALVAHDHCKEFLLDWSERQRDKLARHHLLATGTTGLLLGRRLDLPIESMLSGPLGGDQQLGARIAEQRVDMLVFFWDPFEQQPHDPDIKALLRVAAVWNIPVACTESSADYMLSSALLDQAHDYRIPDYSAYLAARS; encoded by the coding sequence ATGAGCCGTATCAGCTTCACCACTGCCACCCTGCCCGAGCGCAAGCGCATTGCCCTGGTTGCCCACGACCACTGCAAGGAGTTCCTCCTCGACTGGAGCGAACGCCAGCGCGACAAACTGGCCAGGCACCACTTGCTGGCCACCGGCACCACCGGCCTGCTGCTCGGTCGGCGCCTGGACCTGCCGATCGAAAGCATGCTCAGCGGCCCGCTGGGCGGCGACCAACAACTGGGCGCACGCATCGCCGAGCAGCGCGTGGACATGCTGGTGTTCTTCTGGGACCCCTTCGAGCAGCAGCCCCACGACCCGGACATCAAGGCCCTGCTGCGGGTCGCGGCGGTATGGAATATCCCGGTGGCCTGCACCGAGAGCAGCGCCGACTACATGCTCAGCAGCGCGCTGCTGGATCAGGCCCACGACTACCGAATCCCCGACTACAGCGCCTACCTCGCCGCCCGCAGTTAG
- the gap gene encoding type I glyceraldehyde-3-phosphate dehydrogenase, giving the protein MTIRIAINGFGRIGRNVLRALYSQDYRQQLQVVAINDLGDSAMNAHLLKYDSVHGIFDGSVDSDSESLTVNADRIAVSAIRNPADLPWQALKVDVVFECTGLFTERDKAAAHLAAGARKVIISAPAKGADATIVYGVNHDILRQSMQIISNASCTTNCLAPVAQVLQRELGIEHGLMTTIHAYTNDQNLSDVYHSDPYRARSATQSMIPTKTGAAEAVGLVLPELAGKLTGMAVRVPVINVSLVDLTLQVKREASSDEINALLQAASQHSPVLGYNSLPLVSCDFNHNPLSSIFDANHTKVSGKLVKVMAWYDNEWGFSNRMLDTCLALCEAP; this is encoded by the coding sequence ATGACTATCCGCATCGCAATCAACGGTTTTGGCCGCATCGGCCGCAACGTGCTCCGCGCGCTCTATAGCCAAGACTACCGCCAACAGCTGCAGGTCGTGGCCATCAATGACCTCGGCGACAGCGCGATGAATGCCCACCTACTCAAGTACGACAGCGTGCACGGGATCTTCGACGGCAGCGTCGACAGCGACAGCGAAAGCCTCACGGTCAACGCTGATCGTATCGCCGTCAGCGCCATTCGCAACCCGGCCGACCTGCCGTGGCAGGCGCTCAAGGTCGACGTGGTCTTCGAATGCACCGGGCTGTTCACCGAGCGCGACAAGGCTGCCGCCCACCTCGCCGCCGGCGCGCGCAAGGTGATCATCTCGGCACCGGCCAAGGGCGCCGACGCCACCATCGTCTATGGCGTCAATCACGACATTCTGCGCCAGTCCATGCAGATAATCTCCAACGCCTCCTGCACCACTAACTGCCTGGCGCCGGTGGCCCAGGTGCTGCAGCGCGAGCTGGGCATCGAGCACGGTCTGATGACCACCATCCACGCCTACACCAACGACCAGAACCTTTCCGACGTCTACCACAGCGACCCCTACCGCGCGCGCTCGGCCACCCAGTCGATGATCCCGACCAAGACCGGCGCCGCCGAAGCGGTCGGCCTGGTGCTGCCGGAGCTGGCCGGCAAGCTGACCGGCATGGCCGTGCGGGTGCCGGTGATCAACGTCTCGCTGGTCGACCTGACCCTGCAGGTCAAGCGTGAAGCCAGCAGCGATGAAATCAACGCCCTGCTCCAGGCCGCCAGCCAGCACTCGCCGGTGCTTGGCTACAACAGCCTGCCGCTGGTCTCCTGCGACTTCAACCATAACCCGCTGTCGTCGATCTTCGACGCCAACCACACCAAGGTCAGCGGCAAATTGGTGAAAGTCATGGCCTGGTACGACAACGAATGGGGCTTCTCCAACAGGATGCTCGATACCTGCCTGGCCCTGTGCGAAGCCCCCTGA
- the edd gene encoding phosphogluconate dehydratase has protein sequence MHPRVLEVTDRLIARSRATREPYLAMIRAAASEGPQRGKLQCANFAHGVAGCGSEDKQTLRLMNAANVAIISAYNDMLSAHQPYQDYPERIKQALREIGSVGQFAGGVPAMCDGVTQGEPGMELGIASREVIAMATAVALSHNMFDAALYLGICDKIVPGLMMGALRFGHLPSLFVPAGPMPSGLSNKDKADVRQRYAEGKASRDELLEAEMAAYHSPGTCTFYGTANTNQLLMEVMGLHLPGASFINPNTPLRDALTREAAQQVTRLTTQSGQFMPLGEIVDERCLVNSIVALSATGGSTNHTLHMPAIAQAAGIQLTWQDMADLSAVTPTLAHVYPNGKDDINHFQAAGGMAFLIRELLDAGLLHENVNTVAGHGLSRYTREPFLDDGQLVWRDGPSKSHDESVLRPVANPFSAEGGLRLMQGNLGRGVMKVSAVALEHQLVEAPALVFEDQQQLADAFKAGELERDFVAVMRFQGPRSNGMPELHKMTPFLGVLQDRGFKVALVTDGRMSGASGKIPAAIHVCPEAYGGGPLALVRDGDLIRLDGHTGELVLLVDAAELAAREPAVGTLDNAVGCGRELFAFMRQSFSSAEQGACAFTTSLESLK, from the coding sequence ATGCATCCCCGCGTACTTGAGGTAACCGACCGCCTGATCGCCCGCAGCCGCGCCACGCGCGAGCCCTACTTGGCGATGATTCGCGCGGCGGCCAGTGAAGGCCCGCAGCGCGGCAAGCTGCAATGCGCCAATTTCGCTCACGGTGTGGCTGGCTGCGGCAGCGAAGACAAGCAGACCCTGCGCCTGATGAATGCGGCCAATGTGGCGATTATTTCTGCTTATAACGACATGCTCTCCGCCCATCAGCCTTACCAAGACTATCCCGAGCGGATCAAGCAGGCCCTGCGCGAGATCGGCTCGGTCGGCCAGTTCGCCGGCGGCGTGCCGGCCATGTGCGATGGCGTGACCCAGGGCGAGCCAGGCATGGAGCTGGGTATTGCCAGCCGCGAGGTGATCGCCATGGCCACCGCAGTGGCACTGTCGCACAACATGTTCGACGCCGCGCTGTACCTGGGCATCTGCGACAAGATCGTGCCCGGTCTGATGATGGGTGCCCTGCGTTTCGGTCATCTGCCGAGCCTGTTCGTGCCGGCAGGACCCATGCCGTCCGGCCTGTCGAACAAGGACAAGGCCGACGTGCGCCAGCGTTATGCCGAGGGCAAGGCCAGTCGTGACGAGCTGCTCGAGGCCGAGATGGCCGCCTATCACAGCCCCGGCACCTGCACCTTCTACGGCACCGCCAACACCAACCAATTGCTCATGGAAGTGATGGGCCTGCATCTGCCGGGCGCCTCCTTCATCAACCCCAATACTCCGCTGCGCGATGCCCTGACCCGCGAGGCGGCGCAGCAGGTAACCCGTTTGACCACGCAGAGCGGGCAGTTCATGCCGCTCGGCGAGATCGTCGACGAGCGCTGCCTGGTCAATTCCATCGTCGCCCTGAGTGCCACCGGCGGCTCGACCAACCACACCCTGCATATGCCGGCGATCGCCCAAGCCGCGGGGATTCAGCTGACCTGGCAGGACATGGCCGATCTGTCGGCCGTGACGCCGACCCTGGCCCACGTCTATCCCAACGGCAAGGACGATATCAACCATTTCCAGGCCGCTGGCGGCATGGCCTTCCTCATTCGCGAGCTGCTCGATGCCGGGCTGCTGCATGAGAACGTCAACACCGTGGCCGGTCATGGCCTGAGTCGTTACACCCGCGAGCCCTTCCTCGACGACGGCCAGCTGGTCTGGCGCGACGGCCCGAGCAAGAGCCACGATGAAAGTGTGCTGCGCCCGGTGGCCAATCCCTTCTCCGCGGAAGGCGGCCTGCGCCTGATGCAGGGCAACCTCGGTCGCGGGGTGATGAAGGTCTCCGCCGTGGCCCTGGAGCACCAGTTGGTCGAGGCCCCGGCATTGGTGTTCGAGGATCAGCAGCAGCTGGCCGATGCCTTCAAGGCCGGCGAGCTGGAGCGCGACTTCGTCGCGGTGATGCGCTTCCAGGGCCCGCGCAGCAACGGCATGCCGGAACTGCACAAGATGACCCCGTTCCTCGGCGTGCTGCAGGACCGCGGCTTCAAGGTGGCGCTGGTCACCGACGGGCGCATGTCCGGCGCCTCGGGCAAGATTCCGGCGGCCATCCATGTCTGTCCCGAGGCTTACGGTGGCGGGCCGCTGGCGCTGGTGCGCGACGGTGACCTGATTCGCCTCGATGGTCACACCGGCGAATTGGTGCTGCTGGTCGACGCCGCCGAACTGGCCGCGCGCGAGCCGGCGGTCGGCACTCTGGACAATGCCGTGGGCTGCGGCCGTGAGCTGTTTGCCTTCATGCGTCAGTCCTTCAGCTCGGCAGAGCAGGGCGCCTGTGCCTTCACCACTAGCCTGGAGTCGCTGAAGTGA
- a CDS encoding glucokinase: MKLALVGDIGGTNARFALWRDEQLESVRVLATADYPGPEQAIRAYLGELGLPLGSVGSVGSVCLACAGPVSGDLFRFTNNHWRISRTAFCRELQVRELLLVNDFSAMALGMTRLRDDERLQVCPGVAASDRPVVVIGPGTGLGVGTLLALADGSWRAVPGEGGHVDLPIGTPREAELWQQLYSQLGHVRAEDVLSGSGLLLLYRAVCVLDGHDARLNSPAEVTAAALAGDAVAVAVLEQFCCWLGRAAGNNVLSLGARGGVYIVGGVVPRFAELFLASGFARCLRDKGRMSDYFDGIPVWLVTAEYPGLMGAGVALQQASV, from the coding sequence GTGAAACTGGCCCTGGTCGGTGACATTGGCGGCACCAACGCGCGCTTCGCCCTGTGGCGCGACGAGCAGCTGGAGTCGGTGCGGGTGCTGGCCACCGCCGACTATCCGGGGCCGGAACAGGCGATCCGCGCCTACCTGGGCGAGCTGGGCCTGCCGCTCGGCTCGGTCGGCTCGGTCGGCTCGGTGTGTCTGGCCTGTGCCGGGCCGGTCAGTGGCGACCTGTTTCGCTTCACCAACAACCACTGGCGCATCAGCCGCACGGCCTTCTGCCGCGAGCTGCAGGTGCGCGAGTTGCTGCTGGTCAATGACTTCTCCGCCATGGCCCTGGGCATGACCCGCTTGCGTGATGACGAGCGGCTGCAGGTCTGCCCCGGCGTGGCAGCGTCGGATCGCCCGGTGGTGGTGATCGGCCCGGGCACTGGTCTGGGCGTCGGTACGCTGCTGGCCTTGGCTGACGGCAGCTGGCGGGCTGTGCCCGGCGAGGGCGGTCATGTCGACTTGCCGATCGGCACTCCCCGCGAGGCCGAGCTGTGGCAGCAACTCTATAGCCAACTCGGTCATGTGCGCGCCGAGGATGTACTCAGCGGCAGTGGCTTGTTGCTGCTCTATCGCGCCGTCTGCGTGCTGGATGGCCATGATGCGCGCTTGAACTCGCCGGCCGAGGTTACGGCGGCGGCGCTGGCTGGCGATGCCGTGGCAGTCGCAGTGCTGGAGCAGTTCTGTTGCTGGCTCGGTCGCGCCGCCGGCAACAACGTGCTGAGCCTGGGCGCGCGCGGCGGGGTGTATATTGTCGGCGGTGTGGTGCCGCGCTTTGCCGAGTTGTTCCTGGCCAGCGGCTTCGCCCGCTGCCTGCGCGACAAGGGCCGTATGAGCGATTACTTCGATGGTATTCCGGTGTGGTTGGTGACGGCCGAGTATCCGGGGTTGATGGGCGCGGGCGTGGCCTTGCAGCAGGCTTCTGTGTAG
- a CDS encoding response regulator transcription factor translates to MSQPGKSILLVDDDQEIRELLHTYLSRAGFQVRTVGDGAGFRQGLCAESADLVILDVMLPDEDGFSLCRWVREHQRFAQVPIIMLTASSDETDRVIGLELGADDYLGKPFSPRELLARIKALLRRAHFTQERGSEVLAFDEWRLDMVSHRLFHTDGEEVILSGADFALLKLFLDHPQQILDRDTIGNATRGREVMPLERIVDMAVSRLRQRLRDTGKPARLIRTVRGSGYQLAAAVTPHSHV, encoded by the coding sequence ATGAGCCAGCCCGGAAAATCGATTCTGCTGGTCGATGACGACCAGGAAATTCGCGAACTGCTGCATACCTACCTGAGCCGTGCCGGCTTTCAGGTGCGCACCGTCGGCGACGGTGCCGGCTTTCGCCAGGGCCTGTGCGCCGAGTCGGCGGATCTGGTGATTCTCGATGTGATGCTGCCCGACGAGGATGGCTTCAGCCTGTGCCGCTGGGTGCGCGAGCATCAGCGTTTTGCCCAGGTGCCGATCATCATGCTCACCGCCAGTTCCGATGAGACCGACCGGGTCATTGGTCTGGAATTGGGTGCCGACGATTATCTCGGCAAACCCTTCAGCCCGCGCGAGTTGCTGGCGCGGATCAAGGCGCTGCTGCGCCGTGCGCATTTCACCCAGGAACGCGGCAGCGAGGTGCTGGCTTTCGATGAGTGGCGTCTGGATATGGTCAGCCACCGGCTGTTCCATACCGACGGCGAGGAGGTGATCCTCTCCGGCGCCGACTTCGCCCTGCTCAAGCTGTTTCTCGACCACCCGCAGCAGATCCTCGACCGCGATACCATCGGCAACGCCACCCGCGGCCGCGAGGTGATGCCGCTGGAGCGTATCGTCGACATGGCGGTCAGCCGCTTGCGTCAGCGCCTGCGCGATACCGGCAAGCCGGCACGGCTGATCCGCACCGTGCGCGGCAGCGGTTACCAGTTGGCCGCGGCGGTCACGCCACATAGCCATGTTTAG
- a CDS encoding ATP-binding protein: protein MFSLRKLLPVPRSLLGRMLLLTLLVVLLAQALSSLIWVSQLRASQMDGLLASSRSLAQSMAASVSYFRSLPLGYRPLVLDQLRNMGGTRFFVSLNDKPLTMQVLPETPRKRAVLNAVDASLRERLGKDLDLLVQFVSPDDLRIFNGALKLDELPRSWAHYALSLEPLNPPVLVTQIQIAPGEWLYLASLLPEPYAGLEQQGLPAQQLWFIILTSSFLLLFIGILVHWQSRPLKRLALAARDMSLGSEVEPLPEAGGSEVVEVSRAFNAMRERIGRYLRERSQLFSAISHDLRTPITRLRLRVELLDDEAVQAKFSRDLDELEMLVKGALQCVKDTDIHENIEPVDINQLLNYVVEPYLAPAGNGRVTLEGQACAAYPGKPLALKRCIGNLVDNALKYGRNAHLHIEDDGQAFVLHVDDEGPGVPEQRLEQVFEPHFRLAGQQQGYGLGLGIARNIAHSHGGELSLRNLREGGLRVTLSLPR, encoded by the coding sequence ATGTTTAGCCTGCGCAAGCTGCTGCCGGTACCGCGCTCGCTGCTCGGGCGCATGTTGCTGCTGACCCTACTGGTGGTGTTGCTGGCCCAGGCACTGTCGAGCCTGATCTGGGTTTCGCAGTTGCGCGCTAGCCAGATGGACGGCTTGCTTGCCAGCTCGCGCAGCCTGGCGCAGTCAATGGCCGCCAGCGTCAGCTATTTTCGCTCCTTGCCCCTGGGCTACCGGCCCCTGGTGCTCGATCAGTTGCGCAATATGGGCGGCACGCGCTTCTTCGTCTCACTCAACGACAAGCCCCTGACTATGCAGGTGCTGCCGGAAACCCCACGCAAGCGCGCGGTGCTCAATGCGGTCGATGCCAGCCTGCGCGAGCGTCTGGGCAAGGACCTGGACCTGCTGGTGCAGTTCGTCAGCCCGGACGATTTGCGCATCTTCAATGGCGCCTTGAAGCTCGACGAACTGCCGCGTTCCTGGGCGCATTACGCCTTGAGTCTGGAGCCGCTCAATCCGCCGGTGCTGGTGACGCAGATCCAGATCGCCCCGGGCGAATGGTTGTACCTCGCCTCGCTGCTGCCCGAGCCCTATGCCGGCCTGGAGCAGCAGGGACTGCCGGCCCAGCAGCTGTGGTTCATCATCCTCACCAGCAGTTTTCTGCTGCTGTTTATCGGCATCCTGGTGCACTGGCAGAGCCGCCCGCTCAAGCGCCTGGCACTGGCGGCGCGGGATATGTCGCTGGGTAGCGAGGTCGAGCCGCTGCCCGAGGCCGGTGGCAGCGAGGTGGTCGAAGTCAGCCGTGCGTTCAACGCCATGCGCGAGCGTATCGGCCGCTACCTGCGCGAGCGCAGCCAGTTGTTCAGCGCCATTTCCCATGATCTGCGTACGCCCATTACCCGCCTGCGCCTGCGCGTCGAACTGCTCGACGACGAAGCCGTGCAGGCCAAGTTCAGCCGTGATCTGGATGAGCTGGAGATGCTGGTCAAAGGCGCGCTGCAGTGCGTCAAGGACACCGACATTCACGAAAATATCGAGCCGGTCGACATCAACCAGTTGCTCAATTACGTGGTTGAGCCTTATCTGGCGCCGGCCGGCAATGGTCGGGTGACCCTGGAGGGCCAGGCGTGCGCGGCCTATCCCGGTAAACCCCTGGCCCTCAAACGCTGCATCGGCAATCTGGTGGACAACGCCCTGAAGTACGGCCGGAACGCCCACCTGCATATCGAGGACGATGGCCAAGCCTTCGTCCTGCACGTCGATGACGAGGGGCCTGGCGTGCCCGAGCAGCGCCTGGAGCAGGTGTTCGAACCGCACTTCCGCCTGGCCGGACAGCAGCAGGGCTACGGCCTCGGCCTGGGCATTGCACGCAACATCGCCCACAGCCACGGCGGTGAACTGAGCCTGCGCAACCTGCGCGAAGGCGGTCTGCGGGTGACCCTGAGCCTGCCACGATGA
- a CDS encoding ABC transporter substrate-binding protein has translation MNAMTRLATAVSLVSMLPLTALAGEVEVLHWWTSGGEKRAVDTLQKLIEDQGHSWKDFAVAGGGGEAAMTVLKTRAVSGNPPAAAQIKGPDIQEWGELGLLAELDDVAKQQQWDTLLPPQVIDVMQFGGHYVAVPVNVHRVNWLWINPEVFAKAGATAPTTLDEFFVAADKLKAAGFMPLAHGGQPWQDSTVFEDLAIAVLGPEDFNKAFVDLDESVLTSAKMVEVFAALQKLHGYVDANAAGRDWNSATAMVINGKAGMQIMGDWAKSEWTAAGKVAGKDYQCLPFPGTQGSFAYNIDSLAMFKLGDADNRKAQEDLARTIMAPEFQEFFNQSKGSIPVRTDMDMGSFDACAQQSMLDFKAAAASGGLQPSLAHGMAASSYVQGAVFDVVTNFFNDPEADPSKAAQQLAAAIQAVQ, from the coding sequence ATGAATGCTATGACTCGCCTGGCCACTGCCGTTTCTCTTGTCTCCATGCTGCCGTTGACCGCCCTCGCCGGTGAAGTCGAAGTGCTGCACTGGTGGACCTCCGGTGGCGAAAAACGCGCCGTCGATACCCTGCAAAAACTCATCGAAGACCAGGGCCACAGCTGGAAAGACTTCGCCGTCGCCGGTGGTGGTGGTGAAGCGGCCATGACCGTGCTGAAGACCCGCGCAGTTTCCGGCAATCCGCCCGCTGCCGCGCAAATCAAGGGCCCGGACATTCAGGAGTGGGGCGAGCTGGGCTTGCTCGCCGAGCTCGACGACGTCGCCAAGCAGCAGCAGTGGGATACCTTGCTGCCGCCGCAGGTGATCGACGTGATGCAGTTCGGTGGCCATTACGTGGCGGTGCCGGTCAACGTGCACCGGGTCAACTGGTTGTGGATCAATCCCGAGGTGTTTGCCAAAGCTGGCGCCACCGCACCGACTACCCTCGATGAATTCTTCGTCGCCGCCGACAAGCTCAAGGCCGCCGGCTTCATGCCGCTGGCGCATGGCGGCCAGCCCTGGCAGGACAGCACCGTGTTCGAGGATCTGGCCATCGCCGTGCTCGGTCCCGAGGACTTCAATAAGGCGTTCGTCGACTTGGACGAGAGCGTCCTGACCAGCGCCAAGATGGTCGAGGTATTCGCCGCCCTGCAAAAACTCCACGGCTATGTCGATGCCAATGCCGCCGGACGCGACTGGAACAGCGCCACCGCCATGGTGATCAACGGCAAGGCCGGTATGCAGATCATGGGCGACTGGGCCAAGAGCGAATGGACCGCTGCCGGCAAGGTCGCCGGCAAGGATTATCAGTGCCTGCCGTTCCCCGGCACCCAGGGCAGCTTCGCCTACAACATCGACTCCCTGGCGATGTTCAAGTTGGGCGACGCGGACAACCGCAAGGCCCAGGAAGACCTGGCCCGCACCATCATGGCGCCGGAGTTTCAGGAGTTCTTCAACCAGAGCAAGGGCTCGATTCCGGTGCGTACGGATATGGACATGGGCAGCTTCGATGCTTGCGCGCAGCAGTCCATGCTCGACTTCAAGGCGGCTGCCGCCAGCGGTGGTCTGCAGCCGAGCCTGGCCCACGGCATGGCCGCCTCCAGCTATGTGCAGGGCGCGGTATTCGACGTGGTGACCAACTTCTTCAACGACCCCGAGGCCGACCCGAGCAAGGCTGCCCAGCAGTTGGCCGCGGCTATCCAGGCCGTGCAGTAG
- a CDS encoding carbohydrate ABC transporter permease produces the protein MSSIAVFTKASPLDALQRWLPKLVLAPSMLIILVGFYGYILWTFALSFTSSRFMPSYSWVGLQQYARLWGNDRWWVASQNLLVFGGLFIGISLVIGVLLAVLLDQRIRREGFIRTIFLYPMALSMIVTGTAWKWLLNPGLGIDKMLRDWGWEGFRFDWLVDPDRVVYCLVIAAVWQSSGFVMALFLAGLRGVDQSIIRAAQVDGASLPNIYLRIVLPSLGPVFFSALMILSHIAIKSFDLVASMTAGGPGYSSDLPAMFMYAHTFTRGQMGLGAASAILMLGAVLAILVPYLYSELRGKRHD, from the coding sequence ATGAGTTCAATCGCGGTTTTTACCAAGGCCTCACCGCTGGATGCGCTGCAACGCTGGCTGCCCAAGCTGGTGTTGGCGCCGAGCATGCTGATCATCCTGGTCGGTTTCTACGGCTACATCCTCTGGACCTTTGCCCTGTCGTTCACCAGCTCGCGCTTCATGCCCAGCTATTCCTGGGTTGGCCTGCAGCAGTATGCACGCTTGTGGGGCAACGACCGCTGGTGGGTGGCGAGCCAGAACCTGCTGGTCTTCGGCGGCCTGTTCATCGGCATCAGCCTGGTGATCGGTGTGCTCCTGGCGGTGCTGCTAGATCAGCGCATTCGTCGCGAAGGCTTTATCCGCACCATTTTTCTCTACCCCATGGCGCTGTCGATGATCGTCACCGGCACCGCCTGGAAATGGCTGCTCAATCCCGGCCTGGGCATCGACAAGATGCTCCGCGACTGGGGCTGGGAAGGCTTTCGTTTCGATTGGCTGGTGGACCCGGATCGGGTGGTCTACTGCCTGGTGATCGCGGCGGTCTGGCAGTCCTCGGGCTTCGTCATGGCGCTGTTTCTCGCCGGTTTGCGTGGGGTCGATCAGTCGATCATCCGCGCCGCCCAGGTCGATGGCGCCAGCCTGCCGAACATCTACCTGCGCATCGTCCTGCCGAGCCTCGGCCCGGTGTTTTTCAGCGCCCTGATGATCCTTTCGCACATCGCGATCAAGAGCTTTGACCTGGTCGCCTCGATGACCGCTGGCGGCCCCGGCTACTCCTCCGATCTGCCGGCGATGTTCATGTATGCCCACACCTTCACCCGCGGCCAGATGGGCCTCGGCGCCGCCAGTGCGATCCTCATGCTCGGCGCGGTGCTGGCGATTCTGGTGCCGTACCTGTACTCCGAACTGCGAGGCAAGCGCCATGACTAG
- a CDS encoding carbohydrate ABC transporter permease has product MTSRSPLSLSRVAIYATLLAACAVYLIPLLVMLLTSFKSPEDIRSGNLLSWPEVFTAIGWLKAWDGVGGYFWNSVKITIPAVLISTVIGALNGYVLAMWRFRGSQLFFGLLLFGCFLPFQVVLLPASFTIGQLGLANTTSGLVLIHVVYGMAFTTLFFRNYYVSIPEALVRAARLDGAGFFTIFGRILLPMSTPIIMVCLIWQFTQIWNDFLFGVVFASGDTQPITVALNNLVNTSTGAKEYNVDMAAAMIAGLPTLVVYILAGKYFLRGLTAGAVKG; this is encoded by the coding sequence ATGACTAGCCGTTCCCCGCTCAGCCTGAGCCGCGTGGCAATCTACGCCACCCTGTTGGCCGCCTGCGCGGTCTACCTGATCCCGTTGCTGGTCATGCTGTTGACTAGCTTCAAGAGTCCGGAAGACATCCGTAGCGGCAACCTGCTGTCCTGGCCCGAGGTGTTCACCGCCATCGGCTGGCTGAAGGCCTGGGACGGGGTCGGCGGCTACTTCTGGAACTCGGTGAAGATCACCATTCCGGCGGTGCTGATCTCCACCGTGATCGGCGCGTTGAACGGTTATGTGCTGGCCATGTGGCGTTTCCGCGGTTCGCAGCTGTTCTTCGGCCTGCTGCTGTTCGGCTGTTTCCTGCCGTTCCAGGTGGTCCTGCTGCCGGCGTCCTTCACCATCGGCCAACTCGGTCTGGCCAACACCACCAGCGGCCTGGTGCTGATCCATGTGGTCTACGGCATGGCTTTCACCACGCTGTTCTTCCGCAACTACTACGTGAGTATTCCGGAAGCCCTGGTGCGGGCGGCGCGCCTGGATGGCGCGGGCTTCTTCACCATCTTCGGGCGCATCCTGCTGCCCATGTCGACCCCGATCATCATGGTCTGCCTGATCTGGCAGTTCACCCAGATCTGGAACGACTTCCTGTTCGGTGTGGTGTTCGCCAGCGGCGATACCCAGCCGATCACCGTGGCCCTGAACAACCTGGTCAACACCAGCACCGGGGCCAAGGAATACAACGTCGACATGGCCGCGGCGATGATCGCCGGGCTGCCCACGCTGGTCGTCTACATCCTGGCCGGCAAGTACTTCCTGCGTGGGCTGACAGCCGGCGCCGTCAAAGGTTGA